From one Microcoleus sp. FACHB-831 genomic stretch:
- a CDS encoding orange carotenoid protein N-terminal domain-containing protein, whose translation MVSDQNSIKSQALSDETLKVVNAFEALNTDDKLAWFYYVYEKMGDSITPAAPNAADPELTPKLLGDYYELDDQRQLAIMREIVNREDTEYSRAYGALKENNQLMVWYAWARGMGDTVVGMPADYQASKPINDLMSLIEGLDFQGQMSMFRTIVSKMGHTDVKPIPTQAETGKTSSL comes from the coding sequence ATGGTTTCAGACCAAAACAGCATAAAATCGCAAGCACTCTCAGACGAAACGTTAAAAGTGGTTAATGCTTTTGAAGCATTAAACACTGATGATAAATTGGCATGGTTTTATTATGTTTATGAAAAAATGGGAGACTCAATCACCCCAGCAGCGCCAAACGCTGCCGATCCGGAGCTGACTCCCAAACTATTAGGAGACTATTATGAATTGGATGACCAACGCCAGTTGGCAATCATGCGAGAAATCGTGAACCGCGAGGACACAGAATATTCCCGCGCCTACGGGGCATTGAAAGAGAATAATCAGTTAATGGTCTGGTACGCTTGGGCGAGAGGTATGGGAGATACGGTCGTGGGTATGCCCGCAGATTACCAAGCGAGCAAGCCCATTAACGATTTGATGAGCCTAATTGAAGGCTTAGACTTCCAGGGGCAAATGTCGATGTTCCGTACAATAGTCAGCAAGATGGGTCACACCGACGTTAAGCCTATTCCCACCCAAGCTGAAACCGGGAAGACATCTAGCCTGTAG